A region from the Vicia villosa cultivar HV-30 ecotype Madison, WI linkage group LG3, Vvil1.0, whole genome shotgun sequence genome encodes:
- the LOC131657908 gene encoding uncharacterized protein At1g10890-like: MTVSGNEASPEEDLTLLDEETARRIEEAVRRNVEEKLQTEEVKLEIERRIAEGLKKMYEDVEVQLEKEKQEMLAEARRKLVSILCPLLYEKDNQWKREELDKMPEENRRREEESQGKDALELQRKEEERQRESEMIRRQKEESAQREKLEDEQPAYQINSMGKNKSRANSCMNS; encoded by the exons ATGACGGTTTCTGG TAACGAGGCTTCACCTGAGGAGGATTTGACACTGTTGGATGAAGAGACTGCAAGAAGGATAGAAGAAGCTGTTCGAAGAAATGTCGAGGAGAAGCTTCAGACAGAGGAAGTCAAGTTGGAAATAGAAAGGCGCATTGCAGAGGGATTGAAGAAGATGTATGAAGATGTTGAAGTTCAACTTGAAAAAGAAAAGCAAGAAATGCTTGCTGAAGCTAGAAGAAAACTAGTAAGTATTCTGTGCCCTTTGTTGTATGAAAAGGATAACCAGTGGAAA AGAGAAGAGCTGGATAAGATGCCTGAAGAGAATAGGAGGAGAGAGGAAGAATCTCAGGGAAAAGACGCTCTAGAGCTACAGCGGAAGGAGGAAGAACGGCAAAGGGAATCAGAAATGATTCGGAGGCAGAAAGAAGAGTCTGCTCAGAGAGAGAAACTCGAAGA TGAACAACCCGCTTATCAGATCAATTCTATGGGCAAGAACAAATCTAGGGCTAACTCATGTATG AATAGTTAA
- the LOC131655480 gene encoding uncharacterized protein LOC131655480: protein MAFTSKNRNKPRKCWDREDDLHDYLKYKNTQNKNQNKFKYFNNLLHKFVIKHPKPDPELIQFTEGSASIVQSHVLRLQEQNRDNNAEENLTEDEVEQNGFLLDYFKPHGQSYVLDIVEDGVLVKYEDEIRTRKRKCAVKRSAAKNGGRSKRGRKRKNMKGACFEKIGEQVDTPSCMEVSVKEEIQDYDDDDDDNVEEIDMMHVDHDQTDNEGSARKVPEFRERLESELNRPYCEEECKKLLQDFNLRKRVQKHKILRGVEKIYEGDHDGKSYHDHNLDLAKQIDAAGDDLPKVLRLLRGFFFWLTNLTDEGAFLPWRVPLDLDLDVLPQHQEKEMMII from the exons ATGGCTTTCACTTCAAAGAACAGAAACAAACCCAGAAAGTGTTGGGATCGTGAAGATGATTTACATGATTACCTCAAATACAAGAACactcaaaataaaaatcaaaacaagTTCAAATACTTCAACAACCTTCTTCACAAATTTGTTATCAAACATCCAAAACCCGACCCAGAACTTATCCAGTTCACAGAGGGTTCAGCCAGCATTGTACAATCTCATGTCCTTCGTCTTCAAGAACAAAATAGAGACAACAATGCTGAAGAAAATCTCACAGAAGATGAAGTGGAACAAAACGGGTTTTTGTTGGACTATTTTAAGCCTCATGGACAATCTTATGTACTAGACATTGTTGAGGATGGTGTTTTGGTGAAATACGAGGATGAGATTAGGACTAGGAAACGGAAATGTGCGGTAAAACGCTCTGCTGCTAAAAATGGTGGTAGATCTAAGAGAGGACgcaagagaaagaatatgaaaggtGCATGCTTTGAAAAAATTGGTGAGCAAGTTGATACTCCATCTTGCATGGAAGTAAGCGTGAAAGAGGAGATTCaagattatgatgatgatgatgatgataatgttgAAGAAATTGACATGATGCATGTGGATCATGATCAGACG GATAATGAAGGCAGTGCAAGGAAAGTTCCAGAGTTTAGAGAAAGACTCGAGAGTGAACTTAATAGGCCTTACTGTGAGGAAGAGTGCAAGAAATTGTTGCAAGACTTTAATCTTCGAAAACGGGTTCAAAAGCACAAAATTCTGCGTGGGGTTGAAAAAATCTATGAGGGAGATCATGATGGAAAGTCTTATCATGATCATAACCTTG ATCTTGCAAAGCAAATAGATGCAGCTGGTGATGATCTTCCCAAAGTTTTGCGTCTTCTGCGTGGATTTTTCTTTTGGTTGACA AATTTAACAGATGAAGGGGCGTTCTTGCCATGGAGAGTTCCGTTGGATTTGGATTTGGATGTACTGCCACAACATCAGGAAAAGGAAATGATGATAATTTAG